The window AGTGATAATGCACATATTATTTTACAGGTTTTTTTATAAAAAACAATTTGAAATTTTTTTCATTTTTGTGAAATTTTTTTCATTTTCAGTAGTTTTTATTATATAATATAGGATATATTTTATCCCTTGGAGGAACCCTATGACACTTAACAGTCGTTCAATAGAAATTATTAACCAACTTTTAAATAAAAAAGAGTTAAGTTTAAAATCTCTTGCTGAATTTTTCAACGTTTCAACTAGAACTATTCGATATGATATCGAAAAAATAAATATAATATTTAAAGAGCATAAATTACAAGGAATTGAAAAAAAAGGAGATATTCTTTTTCTTTCTTTTCCTCTTAATACTAAGGAATATAAAAAAATTCTTTCTATTTATACAGGACTTTCTCAAGAAGAAAGATTTGATTTAATACTTGCTAAATTATTATTAAATAGAAAGTTAATCTTAGAATCTCTTGTTCATGAATTAGACGTAACAAGAAGAACTTTAAATAATGATATTGCAAATATTAGAATTTTTTTAAAAGAAAAAGATATTATTGTAAAAAGTTCTACTACTGAAGGATTAATAATTAATGGAAGTGAAAAAAATATTCGTATTTTACTTATTGAAACTTTAATTAAAATTCATTTAAAAGAAAAACATTTTTCTCAAGTTCAAAAAATATTTTTAAAAAATATTTTTAATAAAATAAGCCATAAATTAATTGACGAATTTTGTTGGACACTATCTCTAGATAATATATACATTTTTGATTACAGTTATTCTGTTATTTTAATGATTATTGCATCGAGTAAAATACGAAATCGTAAAATTGAATTTAAAAATCTTTTAGAAAATTTTTCTTTAACAAATCAATTTTTCAAATTAAAAACAACTCTTTCTCCAACTTTAAAAGAGTTTTTAGATGATTTTGATATTTTCTTATTAACAAATACTATTTACAATGCTAATTATAAAACCGGAATAAAAGAACCTAAATTTAAAGAATTTTCCAATAATTTAAAAGAAAAGTTTAATTTGAATTTTGAAATAGATAATAAAACTCTTCAAAATATTTATAGCTTAATTAAAGTTGCTCTTTATAAAATTGACAAAAAAATTGAAGAAACTCATACAAGTTTAGAAAATCTTCCCACAAGTTATCTTTCTATATATTCTAACTTAAAAATTATTATTAATAAGTTTTTCGGAGAGTTTTATGAAGAAGATTTAGTAGTTATTACTATTCTATTTAAAAATTACTTAGATAGTAAAAAAATTATTTTTTCTTTAAAAAAAAATATTTTAATTATTGATACCAGTTCAAATAATTGGAAAGGGAAAATAATAAAACAATATTTAAATAACTTGTTTCAAATAGAAACTATTGAAATTATTGAAATTTATAGTTTTGAAAAATTTATAAAT is drawn from Cetobacterium ceti and contains these coding sequences:
- a CDS encoding HTH domain-containing protein is translated as MTLNSRSIEIINQLLNKKELSLKSLAEFFNVSTRTIRYDIEKINIIFKEHKLQGIEKKGDILFLSFPLNTKEYKKILSIYTGLSQEERFDLILAKLLLNRKLILESLVHELDVTRRTLNNDIANIRIFLKEKDIIVKSSTTEGLIINGSEKNIRILLIETLIKIHLKEKHFSQVQKIFLKNIFNKISHKLIDEFCWTLSLDNIYIFDYSYSVILMIIASSKIRNRKIEFKNLLENFSLTNQFFKLKTTLSPTLKEFLDDFDIFLLTNTIYNANYKTGIKEPKFKEFSNNLKEKFNLNFEIDNKTLQNIYSLIKVALYKIDKKIEETHTSLENLPTSYLSIYSNLKIIINKFFGEFYEEDLVVITILFKNYLDSKKIIFSLKKNILIIDTSSNNWKGKIIKQYLNNLFQIETIEIIEIYSFEKFINFKNFDFDLILSLDNFDLTLEKNISFVQMDFYKLYSNPYILENFGLLRKTK